In Bacillus cytotoxicus NVH 391-98, the following are encoded in one genomic region:
- a CDS encoding sodium-dependent transporter: protein MNSPQWTSKLGFVLAAAGSAIGLGAIWKFPYMAGIGGGGAFFLIFIGFTLLIGLPLLLAEFVIGRSTQKEAVDAYRQIAPKTLWPWLGKLGVVTCFILLSFYSVVGGWILLYLWNAITGRLWEGNGAYEATFGEIISNPYLAVGSQLLFILMTIFIVSKGVQNGVEKVNKYFMPALFVLFFILIIRALTLDGAGEGVRFFLQPDFSNVTSEIILYAMGQSFFSLSVGVAVMVTYSSYLPKEESLPRSAFSIVGLTLMITLLAGLAIFPVVFAFGMEPSQGPGLLFIVLPAIFSKMAFGKVFFVIFLLLFFFATVTSAISMLEISVASLTAKGNGRREKFAIIVGLLIFVVGIPSALSYGVLSDFKVFGKTVFDLADFAVSNVLMPLGVLLVSIFVPLKMKKDVLMRELGVSKHKGYTLFILWLFLLRYIAPVAIIIVFLNVIGVI, encoded by the coding sequence ATGAATTCACCGCAATGGACATCAAAATTAGGTTTTGTATTAGCTGCTGCAGGTTCAGCAATTGGACTTGGGGCAATTTGGAAGTTCCCTTATATGGCCGGGATTGGAGGCGGCGGAGCATTTTTTCTTATTTTTATCGGTTTTACATTATTAATTGGTTTACCGCTCTTATTAGCTGAATTTGTAATTGGGAGGAGTACGCAAAAAGAAGCTGTTGATGCATATAGACAAATTGCTCCTAAAACATTATGGCCATGGCTAGGTAAATTAGGTGTTGTAACATGTTTCATATTACTTTCATTCTATAGTGTAGTAGGTGGTTGGATTTTATTATATTTATGGAATGCAATTACAGGAAGGTTATGGGAAGGAAATGGTGCATATGAAGCAACATTTGGTGAAATCATTTCCAATCCTTATTTAGCAGTTGGATCACAGTTATTATTTATTCTTATGACGATTTTCATTGTAAGTAAAGGTGTACAAAACGGTGTGGAAAAAGTAAATAAATATTTTATGCCTGCGCTATTTGTTTTATTCTTTATATTAATTATTCGTGCTCTTACATTAGATGGAGCTGGAGAAGGAGTTCGTTTCTTCTTGCAACCAGATTTCTCAAATGTGACATCGGAAATTATTTTATATGCAATGGGTCAATCGTTCTTTTCATTATCTGTTGGTGTAGCAGTAATGGTAACGTATAGTTCATACTTACCGAAGGAAGAAAGTCTACCGCGTTCGGCATTTTCAATTGTAGGACTAACACTTATGATTACATTGCTTGCAGGACTTGCTATTTTCCCAGTTGTATTTGCATTTGGAATGGAACCGTCACAAGGACCAGGATTATTATTTATCGTATTACCTGCTATTTTCAGTAAAATGGCGTTTGGAAAAGTATTCTTCGTTATTTTCTTATTACTATTCTTCTTTGCAACAGTTACGTCAGCTATTTCTATGTTAGAAATTAGTGTTGCATCGTTAACAGCAAAAGGAAATGGGAGACGCGAGAAGTTTGCAATCATTGTAGGGTTATTGATTTTTGTAGTAGGTATTCCATCGGCATTATCATACGGTGTATTGAGTGATTTTAAGGTTTTTGGAAAGACAGTTTTCGATTTAGCAGATTTTGCAGTAAGTAATGTACTGATGCCGCTTGGTGTATTGTTAGTTTCTATATTCGTTCCATTAAAAATGAAGAAAGATGTATTAATGAGAGAGCTTGGTGTAAGTAAACATAAAGGATATACATTATTCATACTATGGTTATTCTTACTTCGTTATATCGCACCAGTCGCTATCATTATTGTATTTTTAAATGTAATTGGAGTTATTTAA